A stretch of the Oceanicola sp. D3 genome encodes the following:
- the pepN gene encoding aminopeptidase N, with protein sequence MKDAAPQPVRLAEYTPFPFLVEQVELWFTLAGAETRVRSKIRFAPNPAADPASEIYLHGRELELISARIDGAEVAPVVTPKGLTFPVPSGAFTWEAEVQIDPTTNTSLDGLYTSGGMYCTQCEAEGFRKITFYPDRPDVMAPFRVHIESDAPVQLSNGNPVEPGVWDDPWPKPAYLFALVAGDLRAFSGDFKTMSGRDVELNIWVRPGDESRAEYAMDALKRSMTWDEEVYGREYDLDVFNIVAVDDFNMGAMENKGLNIFNSKYVLASPETATDTDYDFIEGIIAHEYFHNWTGNRITCRDWFQLCLKEGLTVFRDQQFSSDMRGAAVKRITEVMQLRARQFREDQGPLAHPVRPEEYIEINNFYTATVYEKGAEVIHMLRALVGAEGYAKALDLYFERHDGDAATIEDWLKVFEDATGRDLTQFSRWYSQAGTPRLTLNESFKDGTLTLDFTQETKPTPGQPEKKPQVIPIAVGLIGPNGDEVVETRVLEMNEARQSFELTGLSAKPVASVLRGFSAPVVLERQLDNATRAFLLAHDTDPFNRWEAGRVLGKEVLTRMVTEGAAPSPDLLSGLHRVVSDDSLDPAYRALMLGLPSEDDLAQTLFDSGHVPDPTMIHAARERLMEAMATEMEPTLARLYEEMETPAPYSPAATDAGKRALRTACLGLLSRLDGCMRAMALFEAADNMTEELAALAVLTRHGKGDAALAAFYEKWRGDRLVMDKWFMLQVMQAPPERMAEVAKSLTEHADFDWKNPNRFRSVLGAMQANPAGFHRPDGAAYRLYADWLIRLDPLNPQTTARMTTAFETWARYDEDRQQMIRAELERIAALEGLSENTGEMVGRILG encoded by the coding sequence ATGAAAGACGCCGCCCCCCAGCCCGTTCGCCTTGCCGAATACACGCCCTTTCCCTTCCTCGTTGAGCAGGTTGAGCTCTGGTTCACCCTTGCGGGGGCCGAAACGCGGGTGCGCTCGAAGATCCGCTTTGCGCCCAACCCGGCGGCGGACCCGGCAAGCGAGATCTATTTGCACGGCAGGGAGCTTGAGCTGATTTCGGCGCGGATCGACGGGGCCGAGGTTGCGCCCGTGGTCACGCCGAAGGGCCTGACCTTCCCGGTGCCCTCCGGTGCCTTTACGTGGGAAGCGGAGGTGCAGATTGACCCGACGACAAACACCTCGCTCGACGGGCTTTACACCTCGGGCGGGATGTATTGCACCCAATGCGAGGCGGAGGGGTTTCGCAAGATCACCTTCTACCCCGACCGCCCCGATGTGATGGCCCCCTTCCGGGTGCATATCGAGAGCGACGCGCCGGTGCAGCTTTCCAACGGCAACCCGGTGGAGCCGGGCGTGTGGGACGACCCGTGGCCCAAACCCGCCTATCTCTTCGCGCTGGTGGCGGGCGATCTGCGTGCGTTTTCCGGCGATTTCAAAACCATGTCGGGCCGCGATGTGGAGTTGAACATCTGGGTGCGCCCCGGCGACGAATCCCGCGCCGAATATGCGATGGACGCGCTGAAACGCTCGATGACATGGGATGAAGAGGTCTATGGCCGCGAGTATGACCTCGACGTCTTCAACATCGTTGCGGTGGATGACTTCAACATGGGCGCGATGGAGAACAAGGGCCTCAACATCTTCAACTCAAAGTATGTTCTGGCCTCGCCCGAAACTGCGACCGACACGGATTACGACTTCATTGAAGGCATCATCGCCCACGAGTATTTCCACAACTGGACGGGCAACCGCATCACCTGCCGCGACTGGTTTCAGCTTTGCCTGAAGGAGGGGCTGACGGTGTTCCGCGACCAGCAGTTCAGCTCTGACATGCGCGGCGCGGCGGTGAAGCGGATCACCGAGGTGATGCAGCTGCGCGCCCGCCAGTTCCGCGAGGATCAGGGGCCGCTGGCGCATCCGGTGCGGCCGGAGGAATACATCGAGATCAACAACTTCTACACCGCGACCGTTTATGAAAAGGGCGCGGAGGTGATCCATATGCTGCGGGCCTTGGTGGGGGCCGAGGGCTACGCCAAGGCGCTTGATCTCTATTTTGAGCGGCACGATGGCGATGCGGCAACCATCGAGGATTGGCTGAAGGTGTTCGAGGATGCCACCGGGCGCGACCTCACGCAGTTTTCGCGCTGGTATTCGCAGGCGGGCACGCCCCGGCTCACGTTGAACGAAAGCTTCAAGGACGGCACGCTAACCCTTGATTTTACGCAAGAAACCAAGCCAACCCCGGGCCAGCCGGAGAAGAAGCCGCAGGTGATCCCGATTGCTGTGGGGCTCATCGGGCCAAATGGCGATGAGGTGGTGGAAACCCGCGTTTTGGAAATGAACGAAGCGCGGCAGAGCTTTGAGCTTACAGGACTTTCAGCCAAACCTGTTGCCTCGGTTCTGCGTGGCTTCTCCGCGCCCGTTGTGCTGGAACGCCAGCTTGATAATGCCACCCGCGCCTTCCTGCTCGCCCATGATACCGACCCGTTCAACCGCTGGGAGGCGGGCCGTGTGCTGGGCAAGGAAGTGCTTACCCGCATGGTCACCGAAGGTGCCGCCCCCTCGCCCGATCTGCTCAGCGGCCTGCACCGCGTTGTCTCGGACGATAGCCTTGATCCGGCCTATCGGGCGCTGATGCTGGGGCTGCCCTCGGAAGATGACCTTGCTCAAACGCTTTTCGATAGCGGCCATGTGCCCGACCCGACGATGATTCACGCCGCGCGTGAAAGGCTGATGGAGGCGATGGCGACCGAGATGGAGCCCACCCTCGCACGGCTTTATGAAGAAATGGAAACCCCCGCGCCCTACTCGCCCGCTGCGACGGATGCGGGCAAGCGCGCACTGCGCACCGCCTGCCTTGGGCTGCTCTCACGGCTGGATGGCTGCATGCGGGCGATGGCGCTCTTCGAGGCGGCCGACAACATGACCGAAGAGCTAGCGGCGCTGGCGGTGCTCACCCGCCACGGCAAGGGCGACGCGGCGCTGGCGGCCTTCTATGAAAAGTGGCGGGGCGACCGGCTGGTGATGGACAAGTGGTTCATGCTGCAGGTCATGCAGGCCCCGCCCGAGCGGATGGCAGAAGTTGCCAAGAGCCTGACGGAGCACGCGGATTTCGACTGGAAAAACCCCAACCGCTTCCGCTCTGTGCTGGGGGCGATGCAGGCCAACCCTGCGGGCTTTCACCGGCCTGACGGCGCAGCCTATCGGCTTTATGCCGACTGGCTGATCCGGCTCGATCCGCTGAACCCGCAAACCACCGCCCGGATGACCACGGCCTTTGAAACATGGGCCCGATACGACGAGGACCGCCAGCAGATGATCCGTGCCGAATTGGAGCGGATCGCGGCGCTGGAGGGGCTTTCGGAGAACACCGGCGAGATGGTGGGACGGATCCTCGGCTAG